A DNA window from Plasmodium vinckei vinckei genome assembly, chromosome: PVVCY_10 contains the following coding sequences:
- a CDS encoding 26S proteasome regulatory subunit RPN13, putative, producing MELGKIYLEINAGKCIYDGNIVKPDSRKGKLVLYKICDNLYNFQWISRETNKIEDNIILTKNISLERVQACKTGRVYLLRNKLKGEVLFYWMQDSDESKDEEFVDKFNSIIANDLGSDTGVRRRYNKNNIPGLSDLMFSQGEYEMNPNSKKNVSFKDLFVGEYMSKLLEIPEAYEELKKHMPSGYQTKYDIESLINSRMLNSNLNCLDLSIQTQLNFILISLNLPPHEGPVNNPLEYIVEELEKKYNKEDSN from the exons ATGGAATTAGGG aaaatatacctagaaataaatgcaggaaaatgcatatatgatGGAAATATTGTAAAACCGGATAGTAGGAAAGGGAAGTTAGTTCTTTATAag atatgTGACAATCTTTACAACTTCCAATGGATTAGTCGAGAaactaataaaatagaG gacaatataatattaacaaaaaacaTATCATTGGAAAGAGTTCAAGCATGTAAAACCGGAAgggtttatttattaagaAACAAATTGAAAG GAGaggttttattttattggaTGCAAGATTCTGATGAGTCAAAGGATgaa GAATTTGTTGATAAATTTAACTCCATCATAGCAAACGATTTAGGAAGCG ATACGGGAGTAAGAAGGAGatataacaaaaacaatattCCTGGGTTATCCGATTTAATGTTTTCTCAAGGAGAATATGAAATGAATccaaattcaaaaaaaa ATGTTTCATTTAAAGATTTATTTGTGGGTGAGTACATGTCTAAGTTGTTGGAAATACCAGAAGCTTACgaggaattaaaaaa ACATATGCCTAGTGGATATCAAACTAAATATGATATAGAAAGTTTGATTAATAGTAGAATGTTAAACTCTAATTTGAATTGTCTAGATTTATCTATTCAAACTCagttaaattttatattaatatcttTAA ATTTGCCTCCACACGAAGGACCAGTAAACAATc CACTGGAATATATTGTCGAGGAactggaaaaaaaatataataaagaagatAGTAATTAA
- a CDS encoding DnaJ protein, putative: MEDMIIYMIIIAPLTKWLIGPNRPWNKGKREYGVFIALFILFSVAIYELQKTEQNAYEILNVSTYATKTEIRQSFRKLSRIYHPDKSKEPDAFDKFTKIREAYEILSNDKKKYNYDRFGDFQGSEITSFFYVEIIIIAIFQFAISFIFGFLYSYGKDNEQYRILICLYITLNFCLELILRFSSESTEFLAFWPIFNRFTPFERIKAIKSLVPLFMNVILFIDLYLIEEDMNTYAVTFCEYIFEKNIKVLKNYNDAVLFCAKLIDGKVDRHSNFSWRPKEEHTYIENVQELKVNQIHDKKCDKDDIFYQLLHPIVETNEEDIDLQIPKKELCRRFDWSHLYVSNILAKNEKEKNIEEGNANKGVIFSAILYIIGIVSHLLSK; this comes from the exons ATGGAGGAtatgattatttatatgataattatTGCACCATTAACAAAATGGCTTATCGGACCCAATCGACCTTGGAATAAAGGAAAAAGAGAATATGGTGTATTCATAgctttatttatactattttcTGTAGCTATATATGAACTTCAAAAAACAGAACAAAATGCTtatgaaattttaaatgtaaGTACATATGCAACCAAAACAGAAATACGACAATCTTTTCGAAAATTATCACGTATATACCATCCTGATAAAAGTAAAGAACCAGACGCATTTGATAAGTTTACTAAAATAAGAGAAGcatatgaaatattatctaatgacaaaaaaaaatataattatgatcGATTTGGAGATTTTCAGGGTAGTGAAATAACAAGCTTTTTTTATGtcgaaataataattatagcAATTTTTCAGTTTgctatttcatttatatttggtTTCTTATATTCATATGGAAAGGATAATGAACAATATCgaattttaatttgtttatatataacattaaatttttgtttagAATTAATACTTAGATTTAGTAGTGAAAGCACAGAATTTCTAGCCTTTTGGCCAATCTTTAATCGCTTTACTCCTTTTGAAAGAATTAAAGCAATAAAATCACTTGTTCCTTTATTTATGAAtgtcatattatttatagatCTTTATTTGATCGAGGAAGATATGAATACATATGCAGTAACATTTtgtgaatatatttttgaaaaaaatattaaagtaCTTAAAAATTACAATGATGCTGTTCTTTTTTGTGCTAAACTCATTGACG GTAAAGTAGACCGACATAGTAATTTTTCATGGAGACCAAAAGAAgaacatacatatatagagAATGTTCAAGAATTAAAAGTTAACCAAATtcatgataaaaaatgtgataaagatgatatattttatcaattgTTACATCCTATTGTAGAAACAAATGAAGAAGATATCGACTTACAAATtccaaaaaaagaattatgCCGTCGATTTGATTGGTCTCATTTGTATGTTTCAAATATCCTTgcgaaaaatgaaaaagag AAAAATATTGAGGAAGGGAATGCTAACAAGGGTGTCATTTTTTCTGCCattctttatattattgGGATAGTCTCacatttattatcaaaataa
- a CDS encoding diphthamide biosynthesis protein 1, putative, whose product MNEISLRAPKSEEKKVHCSIPKYILNNELLEKAIKKAFPENYNFEVYKCIDIILREKYKNIALQLPEGLLVWGLYLSEIFYFFCDCVEEVIILGDVTYGGCCIDDFTSDKLKCDLIIHYGHSCLVPLTVTKIRCIYVFVDIKLSSTHLVETIKKNFKKTDIVLLLGTIQFSCVVHSVHNILKNENYFDTFLPIPQVLPLTKGEVLGCTSPNLYKFLYEQVIKKEENKQKNDTQNYEHSGDLSTSTELKPITVNIEQENELYIINMCRIFLKKNNNVKIVFIADGRFHLESLMIHNPDFTFFRYNPFDKILSEEKYDYKLFYNIRKNEINKSKNCKSVCIILSTLGRQGNVNILKNLINIIKEKNILYFILLLSEIFNQKLELIKNVDVFVQIGCPRLSIDWGNYNIKPLLNVYEAYVLLNSIKYREIYPMDYYSKVGNLWTNYNAGLGDINEKNLPIKEIIKRRIQMKKSKISIHY is encoded by the coding sequence atgaatgaaaTAAGTCTAAGAGCCCCTAAAAGTGAGGAGAAAAAAGTCCATTGTTCTATTccgaaatatattttaaataatgaattattagaaaaagctataaaaaaagcatttcctgaaaattataattttgaagtttataaatgtatagatataatattacgagaaaaatataaaaatattgcgTTGCAATTACCTGAAGGTTTATTAGTATGGGGGTTATATCTTtctgaaatattttattttttttgtgattGTGTTGAAgaagtaataatattaggGGATGTCACATATGGTGGGTGTTGTATTGATGATTTTACTAGTGATAAACTTAAATGTGATTTAATTATACATTATGGACATTCTTGTTTGGTACCTTTAACTGTAACAAAAATTAGGtgtatttatgtttttgtcgatataaaattaagcTCTACTCATTTAGTTgaaacaattaaaaaaaactttaaaaaaacggATATTGTATTGCTACTTGGAACAATACAATTTTCTTGTGTTGTACATAGcgtacataatatattaaaaaatgaaaattattttgatacCTTTTTGCCAATACCTCAAGTATTGCCCTTAACGAAAGGAGAGGTATTGGGCTGCACATCACcaaatttgtataaatttttatatgaacaagtcataaaaaaagaggaaaataaacaaaaaaatgacacacaaaattatgaacattCAGGAGATTTATCAACCTCAACAGAATTAAAGCCAATTACAGTCAACATTGAACAAGAAAATgagttatatattattaacatgtgcagaatttttttaaaaaaaaataataatgttaaaATAGTTTTTATAGCTGATGGTAGATTTCATTTAGAAAGTTTAATGATACATAACCCcgattttactttttttcgTTACAACCcttttgataaaattttatcagaagaaaaatatgattataagcttttttataatatacgaaaaaatgaaataaataaatcaaaaaattgtaaaagtGTGTGCATAATATTAAGTACATTAGGTAGACAAGGaaatgttaatattttgaaaaatctTATCAACataattaaagaaaaaaatatattatactttattttattattgtctgaaatatttaatcaaaaattagaattaataaaaaatgttgatGTATTTGTACAAATAGGATGCCCAAGATTATCAATAGATTGGggaaattataatataaaacctTTATTAAATGTTTATGAAgcatatgttttattaaattcaataaaatatagagAAATTTATCCCATGGATTATTATTCCAAGGTTGGAAATTTATGGACAAATTATAATGCAGGTTTAGgtgatataaatgaaaaaaacttaccaataaaagaaattataaaacGACGAattcaaatgaaaaaatcaaaaattaGCATTCATTATTAA